From the genome of Deltaproteobacteria bacterium CG11_big_fil_rev_8_21_14_0_20_49_13:
AAGCTTAAGATTGTCTATGGTTGTTTCCAGAAATGCCCCGCGAATCAGATCCAGCCATTTTTGCACTTCATTCTGGTATTTGAATTTTGCTTTATTGCCCGTTCCTTCAGCGGAGAAAAAGACATTCAAATCAAACTCGCTGAATTCTCCCTGCATTGCGATTTCACGGATAGAATTGGGAAGTTGATAGGTAAGCATGACCATTCTGGGCAATGACAAATATGGATTGTTGTCTCCCAGCCATGTTTTTTTCGAGCGCTGTTCATCCGAATATGTCCAGTTGTAAATCTGCTCTTCTATAAATTCGCCGGAGGCAATTGCCCTGAAAGGTGTGCCTGAAAGATACAAATAGGCGTCAGTCGTAATGGGCAGAATCTCTTCGTCAAAATATTCCAACCCTTCGCCTTCCTGAAATTTGATTTCCTTGCTGTCCTCCGCTTCAAAGAGTTCTTTAGCATTATCGCGCCACGCGCCATAGTGATATTCATCAAATATCACACAATCCCAGTTGGTCGTATGCACCCACTCGTTTTTTGCCTTGATTCCGCCGACGGAATTCTTCCCCAAATAATCCTGAAATGAACCAAAACAGACAAAGGGTTTGTTCTTTTTTGCCTCTTCAAAGGTCAGCCCATTTCTGGAGATAAACTGCCATCCCTTGAAATCCATATGCGTCTTTAAATCTTCTTCCCATGCACTTTGAACGGCTGGTTTAAATGTGAGGACCAAAACCTTTTTCCAGCCCATTTTCTTTGCAAGCTGATAAGCGGCGAAGGTCTTCCCAAATCTCATCTTGGCGTTCCATAAAAAATGCGGCGTCTTATCATGGTTTTCCTTCCTGAAGCTTTTAAAGTAGGCGATCGTTTTTTCTACGGCCGCTTCCTGTTCAGGACGCATCTTGAAATCAATGGAACGATTCTCTTCAGAGAGGAGACCTTCCTTGATCGCGATAATCGCCGATCTCACGTCCTTGGCGGTGCATTTAAACCACTCTCCATCTGGATTCTTAATGCCCTTTTGTTTTAGATAACGATGCACCTCGTGATCGGTAAAAACGCTTCCGTCACGGCGCATAGCAGACTCTTCGAGCATGATCCCGTAGGGGAGTTTGCCGGGCCTAAGCGTGGGATACTGTTCCGCAACCCTTTGTCTCACATCTTTGTTTGTGAAACCGACCTTGAGCAGTCCTTTGTATTGAGGATGTGTGTCCTCGTAGGCATATATGGTCGGTTTCGAATCAGGCCTTTGAGGAAAGAAATTGGTTGCGGTCATTTGTTGCCGCCTTTCTTTCCCTTTTTCATGGAGCTCGACGGCGGGGCGAGTTTTTTTGCAGCCTCCAGAAAGTGTTTTTCAACCGGCCACTCATCGTCAAGATGAGCAGTGTGATATTTCTCGTATTCAGCGCGCGCCTTTTCGATAGCCTTCTCATGACTTACTTTACCGGCATGAGATAAAATATCCCTGCCGCTAAGTCTCAAGAAATCATCCAGCTTCACTATCCAGTCATTCATTGTCATTGTGTTACGGTTTAATGCCTGAATTTCTGCAAACTCCAGATAAGCTGTTACAATACGATTCAGGGCGTTCAGTTCTTTTTCATTCAGATAATTTTTTGCGATTTCAGTGTCTTCCGTTCTCGGATGTTTGCCCGTCCATGACGTCACACCCATGTTGGGTTTGGCGGCATCTGCACGTGAATGAACAACCTCTGCGGCAGTATGCCCATGCGCCGCCCAGTGCATTTTGTTTTGAACAACTGCGAAGAATTTTTGAGAGACCTCCGCCCGAGGATCGTAATCAATGCTTGTGGCATAAATATCCAAGACCTTTCGCCAAAAGACCTTTTCCGACGACCGTATATCGCGGATGCGGGCAAGCAATTCATCAAAGTAACTTCCGCCGCCCGCTTTTTTGAGACGCTCGTCATCAAGCGTGAATCCCTTGACTATGTACTCCCGAAGCCTTTCT
Proteins encoded in this window:
- a CDS encoding restriction endonuclease — translated: MTATNFFPQRPDSKPTIYAYEDTHPQYKGLLKVGFTNKDVRQRVAEQYPTLRPGKLPYGIMLEESAMRRDGSVFTDHEVHRYLKQKGIKNPDGEWFKCTAKDVRSAIIAIKEGLLSEENRSIDFKMRPEQEAAVEKTIAYFKSFRKENHDKTPHFLWNAKMRFGKTFAAYQLAKKMGWKKVLVLTFKPAVQSAWEEDLKTHMDFKGWQFISRNGLTFEEAKKNKPFVCFGSFQDYLGKNSVGGIKAKNEWVHTTNWDCVIFDEYHYGAWRDNAKELFEAEDSKEIKFQEGEGLEYFDEEILPITTDAYLYLSGTPFRAIASGEFIEEQIYNWTYSDEQRSKKTWLGDNNPYLSLPRMVMLTYQLPNSIREIAMQGEFSEFDLNVFFSAEGTGNKAKFKYQNEVQKWLDLIRGAFLETTIDNLKLGAKKPPMPFSDVRLLNVLSHTFWFLPSVASCHAMKNLLSERQNAFYQDYKIIVAAGSNAGIGVEALPPVLDAMDEPLKNKTITLSCGKLTTGVSVKPWIGIFMLRNSSSPETYFQAAFRVQTPWTIKNPDDLSPNKEEIIKQECYVFDFAPDRALRQIVDYSCRLNVNESNPEKKVEEFISFLPVLAYDGSSMKQIDAAGILDMAMSGTTATLLARRWESALLVNVDNGTLQRLMDNKDAMNALMSIEGFRNLNQDIETIINKSDAIKKAKKDANERDLTAKEKRELTEEEKEYKSLRKQIQEKLIKFATMVPVFMYLTDHRERSLKDVITQLEPGLFKKVTGLSIKEFELLVSLGVFNSALMNDAVYKFKRYEDASLVYTGINKHEGEDIGLYDTVLSSKDYRATFENVVK
- a CDS encoding cell filamentation protein Fic; protein product: MTNKLQSSAPGGDILLYRTEDGRDCVEVHLKNETIWLSLNQMSTLFQRDKSVISKHIKNLFDEGELISDSVVANFATTAADGKIYNVDYFNLDVIISVGYRVKSLRGTQFRKWATERLREYIVKGFTLDDERLKKAGGGSYFDELLARIRDIRSSEKVFWRKVLDIYATSIDYDPRAEVSQKFFAVVQNKMHWAAHGHTAAEVVHSRADAAKPNMGVTSWTGKHPRTEDTEIAKNYLNEKELNALNRIVTAYLEFAEIQALNRNTMTMNDWIVKLDDFLRLSGRDILSHAGKVSHEKAIEKARAEYEKYHTAHLDDEWPVEKHFLEAAKKLAPPSSSMKKGKKGGNK